The genome window ATGCGGCATTGTCATACCGTAAGGCACCATTCCGCTTAGTCCTAACGGATCAAATTTGGTAATAGGATTACAATTCACATAACAGTAAATATTTGGGCCATCCTCATAACCAATCGGGTCTCTAGAAAGGAAAGTTCCTGTTTCTAAATCACGGTATCGCATCCGCTCACACAACAATCCTAAATCCTTCTCTTCTTCCTTGGTGTTGGCCTTCTGGCGGTCGGGATCGTCGCCCCATTCGTACGGACGAGTTCCATACGCCTCGTACAGTGCGAAAGATGTGAGTTCGCCGTTCATATCACTGCGGACGATTACATCACCGCGATGGTTGGCATGCGAGCAAATAACATTGCCGATTGCCGATTGCCGATGGTCGATTGAATAGACCATGCCGCCGACTCCGCCGCCCATGCCTTCGCCGCGGATATATTCCTTGGACAGGGTTGAGGCTTGAGGTATGAGGCTTGAGGTGGCGTCGTACTCCTGGATGGAGAGGCCGCCGTCAAAGACACACAGGTTGGTTTCGCTCGGCGTGGAACGGAAGATTCGGCGGGAGCGGTAGTCGTAGGCAAACTCATGGGTATAAGCATCGGTATAAACAGCTCTCACCTCTTCTTCCGAGAGGGGCCGGTCATAGATACGGATATCATCGATTTTTCCGCTCCAGTAGCGGCGCTGCGGGGAGTCGCCCGATTCGGAGTATCCAACCAAAAGGTCTGAACTGTTGGATACCTCCATGGCATTGGAGGCCGATCCAACCAGGCTGCCGTCAACCCACATCGATATGATGTTTTCGTTTTTCGAGATAACAGCATGATGCCACTGGCTGTCCCGATAGTCCTGTGAATCATCATTTATATAGGCGGCCGTCCCGTCGCTGTACAAATGGAAGAAGAAAGGGGTCAGTCCTATGAATTAATGTTTTGTTTTTCAAAATATACCGCTCGGTTGCCCTCACACATCAATGACCTTTATTTCGCTCGCGACCGAAGCAAAATTCCGGTCCAGCCGGACAGCGACTGTTCCTCCTGCGTTGACCCCGTAAAGCCGCAGTGCATGGTTATAAATCTGGGTCCGCCAGTTGTTGTTGACGCTGTCGGTCCATTCTGTCACGGCCTGCGTTCCAGACTGACGGGCGGACGGATTCGTGTTGATGTCCTGGGTGTTTTCAATATCAAACGTGTCGATGAATAAGAACTGCCCCGCCAGAGACATTCCCGCCGGCAACAGCAGCATTCCGCATAACAACCCTTTCATGGTCTACCTCCTTTGTTCGGTTCTTCTCTGAATTTCACAGAGTGTGAGAAAAAAAGACTACAAAAACATTAATTCATAGGACTGACCCCTTTTTTGACCCCTTTTTCTGTTGGAGCGAGTCGATAATTACAGCACCACTTCTTTTTTGGTTCGCGAAGGTGTGCCAAATATCGATTTCATTTTTCGAACACTCATCGGCAATGAACCAGACTCCCCAGTTTGAGTATTCCTAAAGACGATATCTGTTCCGTTGAAATGAAAGTACACCGGTTTGTCATTATAAAAATGCACCGTCAGACCTTTAGTCATGTACGAAACAGAGTCACCGTATTTGAAGAACCCTGCTTTTCGTGGACCAAGAAAGGAAACCGACGAAATCATTTCAGGAGTTAGCTCATGGAGATCAAACTCAATACCTTCGACGTTAACCTGAATAAAGCGAGGCAAAATCGGAATTTGATCTTCCGGCAGCTGAAAACCACTCAACTTGCCGGAACTTGGATCCTCGTAGCCAACTTGGAATTGGTAAACTTCATCACTACGCAAATAGCGAATCTCCGAATGGAATTCACCATACCAGTCATCATAATAATGGGATGCATAATTGGGAATAGAAGCATACATGCACCCTGCAACTACGCTAAGACAAAGCAACAGAACAACTGACGGCCAAAGCTTCATTATTTCTGCCTCTCAGAATGCTGCCAGAATGTTTGATTCTTAAAGGAATCATTAAACGGAATTGCTTTGCCAAGATAAAGAGGATTGGGCAACTGCAACTTAGGCCGTCCCTGCAACTGAGGACTCAAGTTTTCGGTTTGATATATCCTTTCACTTGAACGCAAATTATCCACAGTAGCGGCATAATCCGGATGGACGTTCATACCAGCATGATCCGCAGCCGCCCCCATAAACATTTGGGTAAGTTGACCAATCTGCCTATTCCCTCTGTCATGTCCTCCGACATCACTGTGATACCCAGGGAACCACGCGGTTGTAATTGTCGTGTTTGCTCCTTCGCTTCTCTGGAACATAGATGGCTGAAAATAATTTCTCGTCTCATCTTTAGCATACGCGATTGCTGCATTATTCACGTTCGGCGCAATAATGCTATCGTGCCAAGACGGATCGGAATCGCCCCCGGGAAGCCCCATCGAGTGAACAGGGTCAAACATCCCAAGGAAATTCACTGAAGCTTCACCTGGTTTCGCATGGACAGTCCCATCAGCACCCACGATACCTTTATCGTTAATCATCCATGCCAACTCATTCGCGGCAGCACCACCGCGGCTAAAGCCGAATATGTTGATTTCTTTATCTCCTTCGGCATAGTTCTTGGCAATTTGGTCATAGGCACTTTGAACAATGCTCATCGTGTCCCCACCATCCAGCTTTTCCTTTGGGCCTTCGAAGTAGTGAACGTTTTCATTCACCTCTTGCTGCTTCTCATACATGTCATGAACATTTGTACCATCGTTGGGATCATTAGCCGTCCCATCGATAAAGATGTCCGAAAGGCCGAGAGCATCGAAATGAGTAATCGGATTACAGTGGACGTAACAGTATAGATTTGGCCCATCACCGTACCCGATGGGATCGCGAGTTAGCAGCACACCTGTATCAAGTTCACGGTAGCGCATACCTTCATTCAACAGCCCCAAATCGCTCTCTTCTTCCTTAGTGTTGGCTTTTTGACGGTCGGGATCATCCCCCCACTCGTACGGGCGGGCTCCATACGCCTCGTACAGTGCGAAAGATGTAAGTTCTCCGTTCATATCACTGCGGGCAATTACATCACCGCGATGGTTGGCGTGCGAGCAAATAATGGAGGGTGTTTGGTTTGTGGTGTTATGTTTTAGGCTATACACCATGCCGCCGACTCCTCCGCCCATGCCTTCGCCGCGCACGTATTCCGTGGTGAGGTTTGAGGCTTGAGGTGTGAGGCTTGAGGTGGCGTCGTACTCCTGGATGGAGAGGCCGCCGTCAAAGACACAGAGGTTGGTTTCGCTCGGCGTAGAACGGAAGATTCGGCGGGAGCGGTAGTCGTAGGCGAAGGTGTGGGTTGTTTCTGGCGGCTCGTTCGGAGAACTTGCCCCACCGACTTCGATCAGTCGGTTGTCTTCGTCGTAGACATATTCCGTGATGTTTGTGGATTCTGAGGTTGTGACTGTTTTATGGGTGCGGGCTCCGTTGGCGTCGTAGGAAAATTGAACTACGGAAGTCACGTATGGGCTGTTTGCGATGGGCGTTTCCTCCCGACCCTCAAAGCCCTGCATGATTCCATCATTGCTGTTCGTGCTGATATCATGAGCCACCACACCAAAGGATTCTGTCAATGGCACGTGCAGCAGCAGGTTGGTGGAGGCAACAGTGCTGTCTGACGCAAGCGCTGCTATTTCGGATGCGGAAAGTTCACGGTCGAAAATCCGGACATCACCGATACTCCCGTCAAAGTAGCGGCGATTGTTCAAATACCAATCTCCGACAATGAAAGGACCGTCATTATCAGAAATCCCGGAACAGATTCCATTGCCTACCTCGACTCCATCGATATAGAAGCGAACCGTGCTGTTAGAACCGTTGTGTGCAGCCGCAACGTGGTACCATTGCCCAACCGTGAGGCTCGACACCGGATAACCAATACAACACAACGCTGGCTGCATCGACTAAATCTGATTCAGCCCTTTGCGGCCTTGAGCTGCGCCTGAATTTCGCTCATCCGCCGGCGGGTGAGCGGGAACCGGATCGTCAAGGTGATCGCGACCGCCAGAAACAGCAGCGGCGCAGCAGCAAAGAAAAAGCGCAGAAAATGAACCGTGCGCGCCGCCTGAACGGCCGCTTCAGAATCAAATCCTGACCATTCAATAATCACGCCGCTGAGCGCCATTACACCGGCCAGTCCGAACTTCACCAGCAGGCCGAACGCCGCCCCGAACATCCCTTCGCGGCGCAGGCCGGTCGTCAGTTCATCTTCATCGGTGACATCCGCCAGCATGGAGGAGGTCAGCACCCAGACACAGGAGAGACCGGGCGATGCCAGCACAGCAATCACCAGCTGCAGGTAAGGAAAGCGGGCACTGAACAGCAGCGGGCTGAGTACAAACGCCGTCGCCACCATCGACAGCCCGCCAATCAGCGTGTGTCGTTTTCCGAACCTGCGGCTGAGCAGGTTGATCACCGGAACCGCAACAATACCCAAAGCTCCGTACACCGTATTATAAGTGCCGTTGATTGTTGCGAACGACTCTTTAGCCGCTTCAACGCCCTGGCCCGCAAAGACAACCGCAAGGTTTATATACATCATCAGCGGAAACGCTAAAAAGATGGCCATCAGAATGCAGAAAACAATCCCGGCCACCATCAGGAAGCTTTTGTTTTTAAAAGTATACTTCAACGCCTCCTGCAGTTTGATTTTTTCCTGATTCTGGAATTCCGCGCGTTCGCGGCAGAGCATGGCCGGCAGCAGGCCGAACACAAAAATCACAACACCGATGATGATTCCAACCATCCGGACACCCTGAAGCGGAGTGCCGCCGAAGGCCGGGATGAAGCACATTTTGTAGACCCACGGCAGAAACAGCGTGGAACCGATATTCATGATGAACGTTTTATACGACATCACACTGGTGCGCTCGTCGTAGTCCGGCGTCATTTCAAACCCAAGCGCATTGTACGGCACGGAAAACACGGTGTAGGCCGTAAAAAAGAGAATGGAGGCAACCAGGAAGTAGGTAAAGTATCCGGATTCCCCCAGGCCTTCCGGCGGCATCCACATCAACGCGCAAAACGTTCCCGCCAGCAGGGAGCCGAGCGCCAGCCACGGACGGCGTCGCCCAAAGCGACTGCGGGTGTTGTCGGAAATATTACCCATAAACGGGTCGGTAAAAGCGTCCCAGAGCCGCGGAAGAGAAATCGCCAGCCCGATCGCGGCCGCGCTCACCTTCAGCTCAATGTTATAAATCGGCATGGCGAGCTGAAAGATAATGTTCGCCATGATCACATCGGACACCGCTCCAAGGCCATAAAACAGTTTGTCGCGCTTTTTCAATTGGTTCATTGAAATTTCCTTGCAACGCAGGCTGGCTGGAAGCCGGTCCTACTTTCCATCCATATCGTACAGGCTTGAAATCGGCTTTCCGGTCCATTCCGGAAGCGGCTCTGGATCCAGCCCCTCAGCAATCACCCGGTTTGCAACCCGAATCACTTCACTGCCGGGTTTGTCTACAATCTCCCAGTTATAAATACACATCATCTTCAGACCGGGCGCATTCATCGTCCGTTTAATTGCCGTGTACCACTTCTGCGCATCGGTCACCGGATAAAGCAGCAGCCATTCAACCGACCCCCACTGCTCCACCTGCGGGCGGTGCAGGTTGCGCAGCACCCCTTTGTTTTTCATGATATCAGTCGAATTCCAGTATTCGCTCCACCCCGGCAGAGCCAGATCATTCACCGCCGCATCGTACAGTCTTTCGCCCTTCGCATTTCCGAACGAATGGGTATAGAGCCTGTCTTTCGGAATACCGAGTTCGCGCGCTTTTTTTGAAAGGTCGAGCAGATGACGACGAATCACCTCAACAAGATCGTTTTCGGTAATATCTCCAGTGGTCCGGATGCCTGCTGTTAAAACCGCGGCATATCCGATCTGCTGCTGGCCGCGGCTGAGCACATCATCAATCACCAGCGCGCCGCCGGGCGGATCGCCGGCTTCGGGCTGAACGAGCAGCTCATTGCCGTTGGGAAAATAGTAGGAACTGGTTCCGATTCCGCTTTCCCACCCAACATTCAACCCGACCAACAGTCCCTTCTTTTTTTCCGGCAGGTCGCTGTACCACTTGGCAATGATCGGAACGAGCCGCTCCATCGCCTTGTGACAAGCCTGGCGATAGGCCGGGCTCATCAGATTGGGCGGCGGCAGCACGCGAAGCTGGCGGCCCCAGTCGCGCCAGGCAATTTTCAGAGCATGCTCCGGGGACCAGTGGGTCCACTCAACATTTTTTGCATTCTCAGGATCATAACCGGGCTTCGACGGATCCCACCAGTTCCATAAGTCCGGACGCGCATCCCACCACTGCTCGCCATCCAGTTTAATCCATACCGGAATGTCGGCTTTTTCCGAAGCCGCCAGAAACCGACGCAGGGATTCCTCTACCGCCTTCAGGTCATAACGCAGATAGGAAAATATACAGCCGACTCCGATATTGATTTCATTGCCGTCATCATACTCCGGAAAATGCCGCGCAACCTCTTTCAGCGCGTCAGCAGTAAATGTATCCGGATGCCCCTCATCCAGAACATCTCCCTGCGTCCGCATAAACACCAGCGTCCGCTGTGCCGGCTGCTCCAAAGCAGCAGCCTCAAAACATCCAATTAACAAACAATAAATCAGGATTCTATTCATGAAGGAGATTTAGCCACAAAAAACACAAAAACTCACGAAAATGAGAATCCATGATTCTCTTTGTTCCTTCTCGTATTTTCGTGGCTATTCCTTTCTCTATTTGAGCAACAGATTCACAATTTCGCCTTTGCCGACCTTCAGCGAAACAGAGCCGTTGGAAACGGACAGAGTCTCGAAAGCCTTCTCTTCAAGCGTCACCTGTTCGACAGCCGCAATATTTTCCGGAAGCGTAATCGTCACATCCAGATCTTCACGAGTCGGGTTGTAGCCGCGCAGAACGAGCGCATCTTCGTGCTCCGCCTGCTTCAGGGCTGACAGCACAAGCCGGTCATCATCCGCCGTAAAGAATGAATGCACCTGCGGCAGAGATCCTTTGTGCGGAGTACATTCGGCGACGCGCAGCGGTGCATTGAAACACAACGCTTCGGCAACCACACCGGCCTGCTGCCATCCACCGGCGTGCGGTTGCACGGCATACTTAAACACATGCGTTCCCTGGCATTGCGCCAGCGCCTGATCCTGATGGGTCTCGCTCGGATTACCCGCCGTCCCGAAACAGCGCAGCAGCGTCAAAGCAATCGCCCGCTGCTTATTGTCTGTCACTTCATATTCCGACAGCCCGGCATGCATT of Tichowtungia aerotolerans contains these proteins:
- a CDS encoding phospholipase effector Tle1 domain-containing protein; its protein translation is MQPALCCIGYPVSSLTVGQWYHVAAAHNGSNSTVRFYIDGVEVGNGICSGISDNDGPFIVGDWYLNNRRYFDGSIGDVRIFDRELSASEIAALASDSTVASTNLLLHVPLTESFGVVAHDISTNSNDGIMQGFEGREETPIANSPYVTSVVQFSYDANGARTHKTVTTSESTNITEYVYDEDNRLIEVGGASSPNEPPETTHTFAYDYRSRRIFRSTPSETNLCVFDGGLSIQEYDATSSLTPQASNLTTEYVRGEGMGGGVGGMVYSLKHNTTNQTPSIICSHANHRGDVIARSDMNGELTSFALYEAYGARPYEWGDDPDRQKANTKEEESDLGLLNEGMRYRELDTGVLLTRDPIGYGDGPNLYCYVHCNPITHFDALGLSDIFIDGTANDPNDGTNVHDMYEKQQEVNENVHYFEGPKEKLDGGDTMSIVQSAYDQIAKNYAEGDKEINIFGFSRGGAAANELAWMINDKGIVGADGTVHAKPGEASVNFLGMFDPVHSMGLPGGDSDPSWHDSIIAPNVNNAAIAYAKDETRNYFQPSMFQRSEGANTTITTAWFPGYHSDVGGHDRGNRQIGQLTQMFMGAAADHAGMNVHPDYAATVDNLRSSERIYQTENLSPQLQGRPKLQLPNPLYLGKAIPFNDSFKNQTFWQHSERQK
- a CDS encoding MFS transporter → MNQLKKRDKLFYGLGAVSDVIMANIIFQLAMPIYNIELKVSAAAIGLAISLPRLWDAFTDPFMGNISDNTRSRFGRRRPWLALGSLLAGTFCALMWMPPEGLGESGYFTYFLVASILFFTAYTVFSVPYNALGFEMTPDYDERTSVMSYKTFIMNIGSTLFLPWVYKMCFIPAFGGTPLQGVRMVGIIIGVVIFVFGLLPAMLCRERAEFQNQEKIKLQEALKYTFKNKSFLMVAGIVFCILMAIFLAFPLMMYINLAVVFAGQGVEAAKESFATINGTYNTVYGALGIVAVPVINLLSRRFGKRHTLIGGLSMVATAFVLSPLLFSARFPYLQLVIAVLASPGLSCVWVLTSSMLADVTDEDELTTGLRREGMFGAAFGLLVKFGLAGVMALSGVIIEWSGFDSEAAVQAARTVHFLRFFFAAAPLLFLAVAITLTIRFPLTRRRMSEIQAQLKAAKG
- a CDS encoding LamG-like jellyroll fold domain-containing protein; the protein is MYSDGTAAYINDDSQDYRDSQWHHAVISKNENIISMWVDGSLVGSASNAMEVSNSSDLLVGYSESGDSPQRRYWSGKIDDIRIYDRPLSEEEVRAVYTDAYTHEFAYDYRSRRIFRSTPSETNLCVFDGGLSIQEYDATSSLIPQASTLSKEYIRGEGMGGGVGGMVYSIDHRQSAIGNVICSHANHRGDVIVRSDMNGELTSFALYEAYGTRPYEWGDDPDRQKANTKEEEKDLGLLCERMRYRDLETGTFLSRDPIGYEDGPNIYCYVNCNPITKFDPLGLSGMVPYGMTMPHGAMVANASEETRMDYYESSAFIADAFAEGALGGVAIAADTYTLGLSSTLGAAADAYQGPGRGASEVASAISFNAAAVATGAGALNASGSSIVAAEVYGMTQSAALGGSASEVIQAGGAGVLLSSVASAGLSSVPAQNAVANMAGNTVGQLSTGTPISDLSWSSIAISGGAGYGGGMIMGLGGSQVMTSLGNTTINSTEAYIAGVLTTWLYDTAAQSMNQDTENSNESLTQNEQEDDTLSDSASTTPTSTDEEQQ